One Epinephelus moara isolate mb chromosome 20, YSFRI_EMoa_1.0, whole genome shotgun sequence genomic window carries:
- the pth1a gene encoding parathyroid hormone 1a, with product MVNMQNLDFKIVFISLCILHLFTLYEGRPLRKRTVSEVQLMHNIGELKQVQERREWLQMRLQGIHTAPARGSSGEADRARRRLRPDELPDLSDMTTEDIQYALNLLDKLLKSKQS from the exons ATGGTCAACATGCAAAATCTGGACTTTAAAATTGTGTTCATTTCCCTCTGCATTTTACACCTCTTCACGCTCTATGAGGGGCGCCCCCTAAG AAAAAGGACGGTGAGTGAGGTCCAGCTCATGCACAACATCGGGGAGCTCAAGCAGGTGCAGGAGCGTCGGGAGTGGCTGCAGATGAGGCTGCAGGGCATCCACACCGCGCCGGCCCGGGGCAGCAGCGGGGAGGCGGACCGAGCGAGGAGGAGACTGCGTCCCGATGAGCTGCCCGACCTCAGCGACATGACAACGGAGGACATCCAGTACGCTCTGAACCTATTGGATAAACTTCTCAAGTCTAAGCAGTCTTGA